The nucleotide sequence ATCCTCCTCCCCGGCGCTTCCCCGCGGCCTACCTCGTGCTGGCCGTCTTCTCGGCGCTGGCCCTGCACGACGTCTGGAGGCAGGTGCGCGGCGTGCAGGTGCTGCCCTACAGCGAGTTCGAGAAGCTGCTTGACGCCAAGCGCATCAAGGAGGTCGTCGTCTCGCCGGACGCGATCTCGGGCCGCTTCAACGACCCGGCGCCCGGGGGCAAGCCCCTGTTCACGACCGTGCGCGTGGACCTGGACCTCGCGCGGCGATTGGAGCAGGCGGGCGTCGCGTACTCGAGCCGCCTCCCGAGCACCTTGCTGACCGCTCTCCTGTCCTGGGTCCTGCCCGCGGCGCTGTTCCTGGTGTTCTGGCTTTGGGTCATGAAGAGGATGGGGGCGAAGATGGACCCCGGCGGGCTCATGGGCATAGGCAAGAGCAAGGCCAAGGTCTACGTCGAGACCGACACGAAGACGACCTTCCGCGACGTCGCGGGGGTCGACGAGGCCGTCGACGAGCTCAAGGAGATCGTGGACTTCCTGAAGGACCCCAAGGCCTACGGACGCCTGGGCGGGCGGATGCCCAAGGGCGTCCTGCTCGTCGGCCCGCCCGGGACCGGGAAGACCCTCCTGGCCAAGGCCGTCGCCGGCGAGGCGGGCGTGCCGTTCTTCTCCATCAACGGCTCCGAGTTCGTGGAGATGTTCGTCGGCGTCGGCGCGGCCCGCGTGCGCGACCTGTTCGAGCAGGCGCGCAAGACCGCGCCGTGCATCCTCTTCATCGACGAGCTCGACGCCCTGGGCCGCGCCCGCGGCGCCTACCCGATGCTGGGAGGCCACGACGAGAAGGAGCAGACGCTCAACCAGCTCCTCGTCGAGCTCGACGGCTTCGACTCGAGCGCCGGCATCGTCATCCTGTCCGCCACCAACCGCCCGGAGATACTCGATCCCGCGCTCCTGCGCGCGGGGCGCTTCGACCGCCAGGTCCTCGTGGACCGCCCCGACAAGAACGGGCGGGCGGCGATCCTCGGCCTCTATCTCAAGAAGGTCTCCCTGCACCACGGCGTCGACCCGGAGAAGATCGCCGGGCTGACCCCGGGGTTCACGGGCGCCGACCTGGCCAACCTGGCCAACGAGGCCGCGCTCGTCGCCACCCGCCGCAAGGCGGCGCGCATCGCGATGGAGGACTTCACCGCCGCGGTCGAGCGCATCGTGGCCGGTCTCGAGAAG is from Elusimicrobiota bacterium and encodes:
- the hflB gene encoding ATP-dependent zinc metalloprotease FtsH; translation: MTGDPPPRRFPAAYLVLAVFSALALHDVWRQVRGVQVLPYSEFEKLLDAKRIKEVVVSPDAISGRFNDPAPGGKPLFTTVRVDLDLARRLEQAGVAYSSRLPSTLLTALLSWVLPAALFLVFWLWVMKRMGAKMDPGGLMGIGKSKAKVYVETDTKTTFRDVAGVDEAVDELKEIVDFLKDPKAYGRLGGRMPKGVLLVGPPGTGKTLLAKAVAGEAGVPFFSINGSEFVEMFVGVGAARVRDLFEQARKTAPCILFIDELDALGRARGAYPMLGGHDEKEQTLNQLLVELDGFDSSAGIVILSATNRPEILDPALLRAGRFDRQVLVDRPDKNGRAAILGLYLKKVSLHHGVDPEKIAGLTPGFTGADLANLANEAALVATRRKAARIAMEDFTAAVERIVAGLEKKNRLLNPKEREIVAHHEMGHALVAAALPGSDPVHKVSIIPRGVAALGYTIQRPTEDRFLMTMEELENKMAVLLGGRAAEQIVFGHLSTGAHDDLGKVTQIARHMAARYGMIPDLGHVTYDREPSAYLGVAGPEFRQYSEATAARIDAAVQGVVDAAYRSAVAVLEENKKVLLQSAGALLAKETLSEAELAPIFKAVRSPKLAPAPQALGLA